In a genomic window of Vigna angularis cultivar LongXiaoDou No.4 chromosome 6, ASM1680809v1, whole genome shotgun sequence:
- the LOC108341636 gene encoding PKS-NRPS hybrid synthetase cheA-like: MDEYHYGMDSEINCIMLSEFSSFINEVAEEDLTNNFTTNKFFSSRENLTEWVKGIAYNLGFVVVTIRSDKATGQPGRKTFVLLGCERGGKYRKYKPDQPSAYGTRKCECPFQLRGKPSGNGDGWVLQVICGYHNHDLAKTLVGHPYASRLNPTEQAVLVDMTKTQVTPANILLTLKQNNEHNVTTIKQFYTARYTYKRSLRGSRTELQQLMMMLDRDNYIHWSRCAEDSEVVSDLFWTHPDAIMLLNAFNVVLLMDSTYKTNKYWLPLLEIVGMTSTGLTYSVAFAFLSIERQNNFTWALQKLRGLFLTSDTGPQVIVSDIDLSLMNSIDNVFPQSYQLLCRFHI, from the coding sequence ATGGACGAATATCATTATGGGATGGATTCTGAAATAAATTGTATCATGCTATCAgaattttcatcatttataaaTGAGGTTGCTGAGGAAGATCTGACGAATAATTtcacaacaaataaatttttttcttctcgtGAAAACTTAACTGAATGGGTAAAAGGGATTGCATATAATCTAGGATTTGTTGTGGTGACTATAAGATCCGATAAAGCTACCGGTCAACCTGGGAGGAAGACGTTTGTGTTGCTAGGATGTGAAAGAGGcggaaaatatagaaaatacaaaCCTGACCAACCTAGTGCATATGGCACCCGAAAATGTGAGTGTCCTTTTCAGTTAAGGGGCAAACCATCTGGTAATGGCGATGGATGGGTATTACAAGTGATATGTGGATACCATAACCACGATTTAGCAAAAACTTTAGTGGGGCATCCTTATGCTAGTAGGTTAAATCCTACTGAACAAGCAGTACTTGTTGATATGACTAAAACCCAAGTAACACCAgcaaatattttgttgactctgaaacaaaataatgaGCATAATGTAACtacaataaaacaattttacacAGCAAGGTATACATATAAACGCTCATTGAGAGGGTCGAGAACTGAGCTGCAAcaattgatgatgatgttggatcGAGATAATTACATACATTGGAGTAGATGTGCGGAGGATTCTGAGGTTGTTAGTGACCTCTTTTGGACACATCCTGATGCAATCATGTTATTGAAtgcatttaatgttgttttgttaatgGATTCAacttacaaaacaaataaatattggtTGCCATTGTTAGAGATTGTTGGTATGACATCTACTGGGTTAACCTACTCAGTCGCATTTGCATTCTTATCAATTGAGCgtcaaaataatttcacttgggCTCTTCAAAAGCTTAGAGGTTTATTTTTGACATCTGATACCGGTCCACAAGTCATTGTCAGCGATATAGACTTGTCTTTGATGAATTCCATCGACAATGTCTTTCCTCAGTCATATCAGTTGTTATGTCGCttccatatttaa
- the LOC128197563 gene encoding uncharacterized protein LOC128197563, which produces MLLDCKEAWDVIMEEWENVMDCEDESMFGDCVNHFEYTCRSCPLLFEYVNNTWIIPYNTYFVKAWTNKVMHLGNTTTNMVESAHWNLKKVLGNSMRDLCSCWDAIHNVIVLQHNKIKASFEISLNLMSEAYKGIKYKKLVGRVSRYALGLIAKELERVNLIGLNTGRCGCILRRTYGVPCACELARYAPGMIPLGEFHVMWTRLSISDIVSNESQPELSIQHEVTMVEENFKEVEIGGKVTIKQKLLDIVCPAMTSMIPPLHKVKTKDAQKKKL; this is translated from the exons ATGTTACTTGATTGTAAGGAAGCATGGGATGTCATAATGGAAGAATGGGAGAACGTCATGGATTGTGAAGATGAATCTATGTTTGGGGACTGTGTGAATCACTTTGAATACACCTGTCGTTCATGCcctttattatttgaatatgtgAACAATACTTGGATTATTCCATACAATACTTACTTTGTGAAGGCATGGACAAACAAAGTTATGCATTTAGGGAATACAACAACGAACAT ggTTGAGTCTGCTCATTGGAACTTAAAGAAAGTATTGGGAAACAGTATGAGAGATCTTTGTTCTTGTTGGGATGCCATTCATAATGTAATTGTGTTGCAACATAATAAGATCAAAGCGTCGTTCGAAATTAGTCTGAATCTTATGAGTGAAGCTTATAAAGgcataaaatacaaaaaacttGTTGGACGAGTATCCAGATATGCTTTAGGACTAATAGCTAAAGAATTAGAACGAGTAAATCTTATAGGTCTCAATACGGGAAGATGTGGATGCATACTTAGACGGACGTATGGTGTCCCATGTGCCTGTGAATTAGCACGTTATGCCCCTGGTATGATTCCTTTGGGTGAATTTCATGTGATGTGGACAAGATTGTCTATTTCAGATATTGTATCGAATGAATCACAACCAGAGTTATCCATACAACATGAGGTGACTATGGTTGAAGAAAACTTTAAGGAGGTTGAGATTGGAGGTAAAGTGACAATTAAACAAAAGTTACTTGACATTGTTTGTCCTGCAATGACATCTATGATACCTCCATTGCATAAAGTTAAGACGAAGGatgcacaaaagaaaaaactttag
- the LOC108342224 gene encoding uncharacterized protein LOC108342224 isoform X2 translates to MYDQLGDASLASTRQMSWIYEHFPTLGRRRMMSSYMEDRPRAAKWESPRQGSTLLEVMVHLDALTIYGVCMFSGWIRIGETLFRHLPERVLRQFGFQQSIPRDPPVVADADILATDDVWLHYRDHVVRGVSVSRFSYDCVDGYLRWFRIISHPYIIRATDDDRPSLAPKLRRDIPDEVLQRRRSASQSGCWKIPEGTIGYTHARELLDLADAAVEEYSPTRIAARNIRDKHVRGKPSTSN, encoded by the exons ATGTATGACCAGTTAGGAGATGCCAGCTTGGCTTCGACCAGACAGATG agTTGGATATATGAGCACTTCCCTACATTGGGAAGAAGGCGTATGATGTCTTCGTACATGGAAGACAGACCTCGTGCTGCAAAGTGGGAGTCACCGAGGCAGGGTTCCACCCTCTTAGAGGTCATGGTACACTTGGATGCACTTACAATTTACGGCGTTTGTATGTTCTCGGGATGGATCAGGATTGGTGAAACATTGTTTCGACATTTGCCTGAGCGTGTTTTGAGGCAGTTTGGATTTCAGCAGTCCATCCCTCGAGACCCACCCGTTGTTGCAGATGCGGACATACTGGCGACCGATGATGTGTGGTTGCACTATCGTGATCACGTTGTTAGGGGTGTGTCCGTCAGTAGATTCTCATATGATTGTGTTGATGGTTACCTTCGTTGGTTTAGGATCATATCTCATCCTTACATTATTCGTGCTACTGATGACGACCGACCGAGTCTTGCTCCCAAACTCCGACGTGACATTCCTGATGAAGTGTTGCAGCGTCGTAGATCGGCTTCACAGTCTGGTTGCTG GAAAATTCCCGAGGGGACGATAGGATACACTCATGCACGGGAGCTACTGGATTTAGCTGATGCAGCCGTTGAAGAGTACTCACCGACCAGGATAGCTGCCAGGAATATTCGTGACAAGCATGTTCGTGGAAAACCATCTACTTCAAATTGA
- the LOC108342224 gene encoding protein MAINTENANCE OF MERISTEMS-like isoform X1, giving the protein MYDQLGDASLASTRQMVGYLTRLQSWIYEHFPTLGRRRMMSSYMEDRPRAAKWESPRQGSTLLEVMVHLDALTIYGVCMFSGWIRIGETLFRHLPERVLRQFGFQQSIPRDPPVVADADILATDDVWLHYRDHVVRGVSVSRFSYDCVDGYLRWFRIISHPYIIRATDDDRPSLAPKLRRDIPDEVLQRRRSASQSGCWKIPEGTIGYTHARELLDLADAAVEEYSPTRIAARNIRDKHVRGKPSTSN; this is encoded by the exons ATGTATGACCAGTTAGGAGATGCCAGCTTGGCTTCGACCAGACAGATGGTAGGTTATTTGACTCGGTTACAG agTTGGATATATGAGCACTTCCCTACATTGGGAAGAAGGCGTATGATGTCTTCGTACATGGAAGACAGACCTCGTGCTGCAAAGTGGGAGTCACCGAGGCAGGGTTCCACCCTCTTAGAGGTCATGGTACACTTGGATGCACTTACAATTTACGGCGTTTGTATGTTCTCGGGATGGATCAGGATTGGTGAAACATTGTTTCGACATTTGCCTGAGCGTGTTTTGAGGCAGTTTGGATTTCAGCAGTCCATCCCTCGAGACCCACCCGTTGTTGCAGATGCGGACATACTGGCGACCGATGATGTGTGGTTGCACTATCGTGATCACGTTGTTAGGGGTGTGTCCGTCAGTAGATTCTCATATGATTGTGTTGATGGTTACCTTCGTTGGTTTAGGATCATATCTCATCCTTACATTATTCGTGCTACTGATGACGACCGACCGAGTCTTGCTCCCAAACTCCGACGTGACATTCCTGATGAAGTGTTGCAGCGTCGTAGATCGGCTTCACAGTCTGGTTGCTG GAAAATTCCCGAGGGGACGATAGGATACACTCATGCACGGGAGCTACTGGATTTAGCTGATGCAGCCGTTGAAGAGTACTCACCGACCAGGATAGCTGCCAGGAATATTCGTGACAAGCATGTTCGTGGAAAACCATCTACTTCAAATTGA
- the LOC108342224 gene encoding protein MAINTENANCE OF MERISTEMS-like isoform X3, with translation MYDQLGDASLASTRQMVGYLTRLQSWIYEHFPTLGRRRMMSSYMEDRPRAAKWESPRQGSTLLEVMVHLDALTIYGVCMFSGWIRIGETLFRHLPERVLRQFGFQQSIPRDPPVVADADILATDDVWLHYRDHVVRGVSVSRFSYDCVDGYLRWFRIISHPYIIRATDDDRPSLAPKLRRDIPDEVLQRRRSASQSGCWV, from the exons ATGTATGACCAGTTAGGAGATGCCAGCTTGGCTTCGACCAGACAGATGGTAGGTTATTTGACTCGGTTACAG agTTGGATATATGAGCACTTCCCTACATTGGGAAGAAGGCGTATGATGTCTTCGTACATGGAAGACAGACCTCGTGCTGCAAAGTGGGAGTCACCGAGGCAGGGTTCCACCCTCTTAGAGGTCATGGTACACTTGGATGCACTTACAATTTACGGCGTTTGTATGTTCTCGGGATGGATCAGGATTGGTGAAACATTGTTTCGACATTTGCCTGAGCGTGTTTTGAGGCAGTTTGGATTTCAGCAGTCCATCCCTCGAGACCCACCCGTTGTTGCAGATGCGGACATACTGGCGACCGATGATGTGTGGTTGCACTATCGTGATCACGTTGTTAGGGGTGTGTCCGTCAGTAGATTCTCATATGATTGTGTTGATGGTTACCTTCGTTGGTTTAGGATCATATCTCATCCTTACATTATTCGTGCTACTGATGACGACCGACCGAGTCTTGCTCCCAAACTCCGACGTGACATTCCTGATGAAGTGTTGCAGCGTCGTAGATCGGCTTCACAGTCTGGTTGCTG GGTGTAG
- the LOC108341637 gene encoding protein MAIN-LIKE 1-like: MTGSDEYNGPYIESLSGKGYSGSSSHRGESSSQGERRRPTTSARKRRGAVESDIHVEDHGDVRFHEDAVEDHEDVAEGGFPGGPLNASVLTHCIHHVAYAIWQGRERDEIKLISHGKKFNRLESCHEGIRDIVNGSGLMSLVGMSYDYVDRSIRLAFVERFHFETSSFHLPVGEMTLTLDDVSSLLHLPVLGQFCHLEEVDFEDSRRAIVELLGVDGGRAGAGLTAAHSVKVRLSWLRDIYAEHCE; this comes from the exons GTTCCTCTTCACATCGCGGAGAGAGTTCGTCACAGGGTGAGAGGCGGAGACCTACAACTTCTGCTCGTAAAAGACGTGGAGCAGTTGAGTCTGATATTCATGTTGAGGACCATGGAGATGTGAGGTTTCACGAGGATGCAGTTGAGGATCATGAGGATGTTGCTGAAGGTGGATTTCCTGGAGGTCCATTAAACGCTTCAGTATTGACACATTGCATTCACCATGTTGCTTATGCGATATGGCAAGGTCGG gAACGGGACGAGATCAAGTTGATCTCCCATGGGAAGAAGTTCAACAGATTAGAATCCTGCCACGAGGGCATTAGAGACATCGTTAATGGTTCTGGTCTGATGTCTTTGGTGGGCATGTCATATGACTATGTCGATAGGAGTATACGGCTGGCATTTGTAGAGAGATTTCATTTCGAGACTAGCAGTTTCCATCTCCCCGTGGGTGAGATGACTTTGACTTTAGATGATGTGTCATCGTTGCTGCACCTCCCAGTTTTAGGGCAGTTCTGTCATCTAGAGGAAGTAGATTTTGAAGACAGTAGACGCGCCATTGTGGAGCTTTTAGGCGTGGATGGCGGGAGAGCTGGTGCTGGGTTAACTGCAGCTCACAGTGTGAAAGTCAGATTGAGCTGGCTTCGAGACATCTACGCTGAGCACTGTGAATAG